A region of Subtercola boreus DNA encodes the following proteins:
- a CDS encoding TldD/PmbA family protein encodes MSIDSTLARAAVGHPAHRWGDLADDAAAAEMLQFALAAVDARGVSYADVRLIEAEELRLYSTLEAGLDERVENNLGVGIRVLLDGSWGFASVPVTSTADITLAAERALSNARAAGSVANAYRTTLPPKPAASGSYVSPVITDPFAVAASTRYELLGEILRAASAPAEVVMAQAGLNAKRQHRHFANTEGSVQHQHFIESGAMALVNAVGNGTMQRRSFPNSFHGNTAQAGWEYVEGLRMVDEADRIGREAVELLTAPLAPVGYADFIIGPAQMALQIHESTGHALELDRILGDEANYAGTSFITSDAVGKLRYGSEAVNITSDPTVPGTRGSFGFDDEGVPAVRRPLITEGIIADFLSTRDSAARIGAESTGAARSDGWGYLPVCFATNVFLEPGEGTTAELEERLGEGYYIDDNRSWSIDERRHNFQFGTEVAYEVKNGKRGRLLRGFSYGGTTPEFWQSVEAVAGPSEFKAFGMPCGKGEPKQWGFLGHGASPTLVRNVRIGVDR; translated from the coding sequence ATGAGCATCGACAGCACGCTCGCCCGGGCTGCGGTCGGGCATCCCGCGCACCGCTGGGGCGACCTGGCCGACGACGCCGCCGCCGCCGAGATGCTGCAGTTCGCGCTGGCTGCGGTGGATGCCCGTGGCGTGAGCTACGCAGACGTCAGACTGATCGAGGCCGAAGAGCTGCGCCTCTACTCCACCCTGGAGGCCGGGCTTGACGAGCGAGTCGAGAACAACCTCGGGGTCGGCATCCGCGTTCTGCTGGACGGCAGTTGGGGGTTCGCCTCTGTTCCCGTCACGAGCACTGCAGACATCACCCTCGCGGCAGAACGCGCCCTCAGCAATGCGCGGGCTGCGGGTTCGGTGGCGAACGCCTACCGCACCACGCTCCCGCCGAAGCCGGCGGCGAGCGGGAGCTACGTCAGCCCCGTGATCACCGATCCTTTCGCTGTGGCGGCTTCCACGCGGTACGAGCTTCTCGGCGAGATCCTCCGCGCGGCCAGCGCACCGGCCGAGGTCGTCATGGCCCAGGCCGGGCTCAATGCGAAGCGGCAGCACCGGCACTTCGCGAACACCGAGGGCTCTGTGCAGCACCAGCACTTCATCGAGAGCGGCGCGATGGCGCTCGTGAATGCCGTCGGAAACGGCACCATGCAGCGGCGTTCGTTCCCGAACTCGTTCCACGGCAACACCGCACAGGCCGGCTGGGAGTACGTCGAAGGCCTCCGGATGGTGGACGAGGCCGACCGCATCGGGCGAGAAGCGGTCGAACTGCTCACGGCACCGCTCGCGCCCGTCGGCTACGCCGACTTCATCATCGGGCCGGCGCAGATGGCTCTGCAGATCCATGAGTCGACGGGGCACGCACTGGAACTCGACCGCATCCTGGGCGACGAGGCGAACTATGCGGGCACCTCGTTCATCACCTCGGATGCCGTCGGGAAACTCCGTTACGGATCCGAGGCCGTCAACATCACCTCCGACCCGACCGTGCCCGGCACCCGCGGCTCGTTCGGTTTCGACGACGAGGGTGTTCCGGCCGTGCGCCGCCCCCTGATCACGGAGGGCATCATCGCCGACTTCCTCTCGACCCGCGACTCGGCAGCGCGTATCGGCGCAGAGTCGACCGGCGCAGCCCGCTCCGACGGATGGGGCTACCTGCCCGTCTGCTTCGCGACGAACGTGTTCCTCGAACCGGGGGAGGGCACCACCGCTGAACTCGAGGAGCGCCTCGGCGAGGGGTACTACATCGACGACAACCGCAGTTGGTCGATCGACGAGCGGCGACACAACTTCCAGTTCGGCACCGAGGTCGCCTACGAGGTGAAGAACGGCAAACGCGGGCGGCTGTTGCGCGGTTTCTCCTACGGCGGCACGACGCCCGAGTTCTGGCAGTCGGTCGAGGCCGTCGCCGGCCCCTCGGAGTTCAAGGCGTTCGGCATGCCCTGCGGCAAGGGCGAGCCGAAGCAGTGGGGCTTTCTCGGGCATGGGGCTTCCCCCACGCTCGTACGCAACGTTCGGATCGGAGTGGACAGATGA
- a CDS encoding TldD/PmbA family protein, which yields MTDIARDTFAPAFGGDRATGALEQALDGAPADRIEAFITSRRGDFTRFAGQRIHQSQAIDEVQIMVRAEVDGRVSRAAASSVGGLKAAVDRSCAAAAQQAADGVAKAPQHTPLPAPGTDRFADSFDQAILWGDDTAAWSVDEHARLADRAMNEAQSLGGVAAGMFGRAVTEVAFHDRESRLSRYAYASEAQGSLTVRIDDGSSHWKDLTRFSNRLGAEAAVERTLAEASRTRGRAKLDAGEYDVVLGPLAAGELLDFFGAFGFTGSALSSGFGAVATRGGEQVASPLVSVHDDATADIGLPFPFDFQGTSKRDVPMIAGGRADSVVTDRETAFALGTSSTGNFHIAREEAPHAIPMNVVLRASDSTEEELIAGIENGVYLQRFWYTRTVDPVRTTITGVTRDACFAIRNGRIDHPVESMRFTMSVLDALARVDGVGRDSLSQPLMNVFNGSATSPALRVRGFSLGTAPVSKGN from the coding sequence ATGACCGACATCGCACGCGACACCTTCGCGCCCGCCTTCGGCGGCGACCGTGCGACGGGGGCCCTCGAGCAGGCGCTCGACGGCGCGCCCGCCGACCGCATCGAGGCGTTCATCACCTCCCGCCGGGGTGACTTCACCCGCTTCGCCGGCCAGCGCATCCACCAGAGCCAGGCCATCGACGAGGTGCAGATCATGGTGCGGGCCGAGGTCGACGGCCGGGTCTCGCGCGCGGCCGCCAGCTCGGTCGGCGGGCTGAAGGCCGCGGTCGACCGCAGTTGCGCCGCAGCCGCCCAGCAGGCGGCAGACGGGGTCGCGAAGGCGCCCCAGCACACGCCGTTGCCGGCCCCGGGCACCGACCGGTTCGCCGACTCGTTCGACCAGGCGATCCTCTGGGGCGACGACACCGCGGCGTGGTCGGTCGACGAACATGCCCGGCTGGCCGATCGGGCGATGAACGAGGCCCAGTCGCTCGGCGGCGTGGCTGCCGGGATGTTCGGCAGGGCGGTGACCGAGGTGGCGTTCCACGACAGGGAGTCGCGCCTGTCGCGGTACGCCTATGCCTCCGAGGCGCAGGGGTCGCTCACGGTGCGGATCGACGACGGGTCGTCGCACTGGAAGGACCTCACCCGCTTCTCGAACCGCCTCGGCGCGGAGGCCGCCGTCGAGCGCACCCTCGCCGAGGCCTCCCGCACCCGCGGCCGGGCGAAGCTCGACGCCGGGGAGTACGACGTGGTGCTCGGGCCGCTCGCGGCCGGTGAACTGCTCGACTTCTTCGGCGCGTTCGGCTTCACCGGCTCGGCGCTGAGCTCCGGGTTCGGCGCGGTCGCGACGCGCGGCGGCGAGCAGGTGGCCTCGCCCCTGGTCTCCGTTCACGACGACGCGACGGCCGACATCGGCCTGCCGTTCCCGTTCGACTTCCAGGGCACCTCGAAGCGCGACGTGCCGATGATCGCTGGCGGCCGCGCCGACTCCGTGGTCACCGACCGCGAGACCGCGTTCGCGCTCGGCACCTCGTCGACCGGCAACTTCCACATCGCCCGCGAGGAGGCGCCGCACGCGATTCCGATGAACGTCGTGCTGCGGGCATCCGACTCCACCGAGGAGGAGCTGATCGCCGGCATCGAGAACGGTGTGTACCTGCAGCGCTTCTGGTACACCCGCACGGTCGACCCGGTGCGCACGACCATCACGGGTGTGACGCGCGACGCCTGCTTCGCGATCAGGAACGGCCGGATCGACCACCCGGTGGAGTCGATGCGCTTCACGATGAGTGTTCTGGATGCCCTGGCCCGCGTCGACGGCGTCGGCCGCGACTCGCTGAGCCAGCCCCTGATGAACGTCTTCAACGGCTCGGCCACGTCGCCGGCCCTCCGGGTGCGGGGCTTCTCTCTCGGCACCGCCCCGGTCTCGAAAGGAAACTGA
- a CDS encoding DUF4438 domain-containing protein encodes MSLRTNADRLVAQTLTGEVWPPLADRHGYRVDADGHPFLLPGMGGVSMAAHIGEAATGYASDHLEPGLSIRHANEGANAALQFLSCVGNRVTVRSGPAAGATGTVFGQHAYVLADFDDDALGLVTTGDRVSVEAFGQGLVLLDHPSIRVKNLDPRLLGGLPFSTAPDGTLAVQVAKRVPAEAAGAGGGMLSEFANTDLMGAYPGLSDDLSLGLESLRIGDLVLLEDQDHSYGRGYRPGWVTVGVISTGECRLFGHGPGPSTLLSGPASAFTITESDEANLAIALSSPAIPETTHA; translated from the coding sequence ATGTCGCTTCGAACCAACGCCGACCGGCTGGTCGCCCAGACCCTCACGGGTGAGGTGTGGCCGCCGCTCGCCGACCGGCACGGTTACCGCGTCGACGCCGACGGGCACCCGTTCCTGCTGCCCGGCATGGGCGGCGTGAGCATGGCCGCGCACATCGGCGAGGCGGCCACCGGGTACGCGAGCGACCACCTCGAGCCGGGGTTGTCGATCCGGCACGCGAACGAGGGCGCGAACGCCGCGCTGCAGTTCCTGAGCTGCGTGGGCAACCGGGTCACCGTGCGCTCCGGGCCGGCCGCAGGGGCCACGGGTACCGTCTTCGGCCAGCACGCCTATGTGCTCGCCGACTTCGACGACGACGCACTCGGCCTCGTGACGACGGGCGACCGGGTCAGCGTCGAGGCTTTCGGCCAGGGCCTGGTGCTGCTCGATCATCCGTCGATTCGCGTGAAGAACCTCGACCCCCGGCTGCTCGGCGGGTTGCCGTTCAGCACGGCGCCCGACGGAACGCTCGCCGTGCAGGTCGCGAAGCGCGTGCCCGCAGAGGCGGCGGGCGCCGGCGGCGGCATGCTCTCGGAGTTCGCGAACACCGACCTGATGGGCGCCTACCCCGGGCTGAGCGACGACCTCTCGCTCGGGCTCGAGTCGCTGCGCATCGGCGACCTCGTTCTGCTCGAAGACCAGGACCACTCCTACGGCCGGGGCTACCGCCCCGGCTGGGTCACCGTCGGCGTGATCTCGACGGGAGAGTGCCGGCTCTTCGGGCATGGCCCCGGCCCGTCGACACTGCTGTCGGGCCCCGCCTCGGCCTTCACCATCACCGAGAGCGACGAGGCGAACCTCGCCATCGCGCTCTCCTCCCCAGCGATCCCGGAGACCACCCATGCCTGA
- a CDS encoding DUF4438 domain-containing protein produces MPDLVANNLLGLAEHAALTPMVAYRIDRDGHPYVPVGDGGIVQGVHLGDSVFATDGDHVAPGVSLVHSDPAARFALTAYSCIGNEVIVRSGLATGAVGRVVGKRGESGRVIVALPDEAMAALLPGDQLSVRAVGQGFAPVGLPAGVAVMNVDPDLFALLPFGAAVGAADTGAIAVSIAGALPSRVCGNGIGRPAQMWDVDLAVVTDSPDLKGRDMRLGELWAIENLDVRNNMGYRRDWVTVGVICHGGSPMPGHGPGLVPLATGPQSAFRFELQDAGAEPALTESVLAALPNRALAARAK; encoded by the coding sequence ATGCCTGACCTCGTCGCGAACAACCTGCTCGGCCTCGCCGAACACGCCGCGCTCACCCCGATGGTCGCCTACCGCATCGACAGGGACGGGCATCCGTACGTTCCTGTCGGCGACGGCGGCATCGTTCAGGGTGTGCACCTCGGCGACTCCGTCTTTGCCACCGACGGTGACCACGTCGCACCGGGAGTCAGCCTGGTTCACAGCGACCCTGCGGCGCGTTTCGCCCTCACCGCCTACTCCTGCATCGGCAACGAGGTCATCGTTCGATCGGGGCTCGCCACGGGCGCGGTCGGCCGGGTGGTCGGCAAGCGGGGCGAGAGCGGTCGCGTGATCGTGGCTCTGCCCGACGAGGCGATGGCCGCGCTGCTGCCGGGCGACCAGCTGAGTGTTCGGGCCGTGGGGCAGGGTTTCGCGCCTGTCGGGCTTCCGGCCGGTGTGGCAGTGATGAACGTCGACCCCGACCTGTTCGCACTGCTGCCGTTCGGTGCGGCCGTCGGAGCTGCCGACACCGGAGCAATCGCGGTCTCGATCGCGGGCGCCCTGCCCAGCAGAGTCTGCGGCAACGGCATCGGCCGCCCCGCGCAGATGTGGGACGTCGATCTCGCCGTGGTCACCGACTCCCCTGACCTCAAGGGCCGCGACATGCGTCTCGGCGAGCTCTGGGCGATCGAGAACCTCGATGTGCGGAACAACATGGGGTACCGGCGCGACTGGGTCACCGTCGGTGTGATCTGTCATGGCGGGTCGCCGATGCCCGGCCACGGGCCCGGGCTTGTTCCCCTCGCGACCGGACCGCAGAGTGCCTTCCGCTTCGAGCTGCAGGATGCCGGGGCCGAGCCCGCACTGACCGAGTCCGTCCTGGCGGCCCTTCCGAACCGCGCTCTCGCGGCACGGGCGAAGTGA
- a CDS encoding D-2-hydroxyacid dehydrogenase: protein MTTRVLISTYLEPHLVDRIAAEPDVEVLYEPDLLPMPRYTADHGGTPPALDEEGRQRWLALLAEADVAFDFDWNDPVALPVNAPALKWVQATSAGIGAFMKRTGLDSSGITVTTAAGTHAIPLAEFALTGALYFVKGVPFLRRQQHRHEWRRYTTRQLAGLRLTVVGIGGMGSNVIATFHALGARVTGVGRIGGAYDVPEGVALSDIGRLDEVLPETDILVLCSALTAETEGLIGREQLAQLPDGAILVNISRGQLVDEAALIDELTSGRMLGAALDVVNHEPLAGDSPLWDLENVLLSPHSASTVATENETLVELFVENLRRWRGGQPLRNLYEAERGY, encoded by the coding sequence GTGACCACCCGCGTTCTCATCTCCACCTACCTCGAACCGCACCTTGTGGACCGCATCGCGGCCGAGCCCGACGTCGAGGTGCTCTACGAACCCGACCTGCTGCCCATGCCGCGCTACACCGCCGATCACGGCGGCACCCCGCCCGCACTCGACGAGGAGGGCCGGCAGCGTTGGCTCGCTCTTCTGGCGGAGGCCGATGTGGCCTTCGACTTCGACTGGAACGACCCCGTTGCACTGCCGGTCAACGCGCCCGCCCTGAAATGGGTGCAGGCGACCAGCGCCGGCATCGGTGCATTCATGAAGCGGACGGGGCTCGACTCCAGCGGCATCACGGTGACCACGGCGGCCGGTACCCATGCCATCCCGCTCGCCGAGTTCGCCCTCACCGGTGCGCTGTACTTCGTGAAGGGCGTGCCGTTCCTCCGCCGGCAGCAGCACCGGCACGAGTGGCGGCGCTACACCACCCGCCAGCTCGCCGGCCTCCGGCTCACTGTCGTAGGCATCGGAGGAATGGGCAGCAACGTCATCGCCACCTTCCACGCCCTGGGAGCCCGCGTCACCGGGGTGGGCCGCATCGGCGGTGCCTACGATGTGCCCGAGGGTGTTGCGTTGAGCGACATCGGCCGCCTCGACGAGGTGCTTCCCGAAACGGACATCCTTGTGCTGTGCTCGGCGCTCACCGCGGAGACCGAAGGCCTCATCGGGCGGGAACAGCTGGCGCAGCTTCCCGACGGCGCGATCCTCGTGAACATCTCGCGTGGCCAGCTCGTCGACGAAGCTGCGCTGATCGACGAGCTGACCAGCGGACGGATGCTCGGGGCGGCGCTCGACGTCGTGAACCACGAGCCCCTGGCCGGCGATTCACCGCTCTGGGATCTCGAGAACGTTCTGCTGTCGCCGCACTCCGCATCGACAGTCGCCACGGAGAATGAGACGCTCGTCGAACTGTTCGTCGAGAACCTCCGCCGGTGGCGGGGTGGTCAGCCGCTCCGCAACCTCTACGAGGCCGAGCGGGGCTACTAG
- a CDS encoding RidA family protein, whose amino-acid sequence MSDAQPAGTDAPQAAGAYSVARRIGGLVHTAGMTPRRGGALVATGMIGGDISIESGRELTTLATERALEAAASILLPTESLAGVVSLTVFLAAIPSFTEHSAVADAASALVSERMPGAPLPVRAAVGVASLPGGAPVEVQLIAEVELAEQLPG is encoded by the coding sequence GTGAGCGACGCGCAGCCGGCCGGCACCGACGCCCCGCAGGCGGCCGGCGCCTACTCGGTCGCGCGCCGCATCGGTGGCCTCGTACACACGGCAGGCATGACTCCCCGCCGGGGCGGAGCGCTGGTGGCGACCGGGATGATCGGGGGCGACATCAGCATCGAGAGCGGGCGCGAGCTCACCACCCTGGCGACAGAACGGGCCCTCGAAGCTGCCGCGAGCATCCTGCTGCCCACAGAATCGCTTGCCGGAGTCGTCTCGCTGACGGTGTTCCTCGCGGCCATCCCGTCGTTCACCGAACACAGCGCGGTCGCTGACGCCGCCAGTGCACTGGTCAGCGAACGGATGCCCGGGGCGCCCCTGCCCGTGCGGGCCGCCGTCGGGGTGGCGTCGCTCCCGGGGGGCGCTCCCGTCGAGGTGCAGCTCATCGCCGAGGTCGAGCTCGCGGAGCAGCTACCCGGCTAG
- a CDS encoding pyridoxal phosphate-dependent aminotransferase, producing the protein MTTTAPRPETDGAPLGSASDRILRTHLPSREAAPGVSVRDADTSLRLDGGGNGLLDTTHFDVVRFPPPPWVKEQMATAIDTGAWAYSPYRGDPEVLTALSAPIGDFLGSPVSGENLALTPGTQGALFTTLAALVNEGDLVLLADPDYLFCERILAFLGARVERIPLTFDTDEPSLDLDLIESFIDQKPKLLLFSHPNNPTGSVYSEAMIARVAELAVEGDFLVMVDELYSRLIYGDGAFHHLRTQPGMAERSITLLGPSKTESMSGFRIGVIVAPETVIQLVEQCLAMTSLRAPAYSQHLLSRWLVDDHDFLRDRVAELDVLRTLTIEKLGAVPGLRLAPQNATAYLFVDVSAFGATDVEIAARLQREARVIVSPGYQFGARGSGHFRICYARDEAEWSAALDLMVTCLTAFAAEAGLTA; encoded by the coding sequence ATGACCACGACCGCCCCTCGACCGGAGACGGACGGCGCACCACTCGGCTCAGCCAGTGACCGCATCCTGCGCACGCACCTCCCCTCGCGAGAAGCTGCTCCCGGGGTCTCGGTGCGCGACGCCGACACGTCCCTGCGACTCGACGGCGGCGGCAACGGCCTGCTCGACACCACACACTTCGACGTCGTGCGCTTTCCCCCGCCCCCGTGGGTGAAAGAGCAGATGGCGACGGCGATCGACACCGGCGCCTGGGCGTACTCTCCGTACCGCGGAGACCCTGAGGTTCTCACAGCGCTCTCCGCACCCATCGGCGACTTTCTCGGCTCGCCTGTCTCCGGAGAGAACCTCGCCCTCACCCCCGGAACGCAGGGTGCCCTGTTCACCACCCTTGCCGCGCTCGTCAACGAGGGAGATCTCGTTCTGCTCGCCGATCCCGACTACCTCTTCTGCGAGCGCATCCTCGCCTTTCTCGGCGCCCGGGTCGAGCGCATCCCACTGACGTTCGACACCGACGAACCGAGCCTCGACCTCGACCTCATCGAATCGTTCATCGATCAGAAGCCCAAGCTCCTGCTCTTCTCGCACCCGAACAACCCCACCGGATCGGTCTACTCCGAGGCCATGATCGCCCGCGTGGCCGAGTTGGCCGTCGAGGGCGACTTCCTCGTCATGGTCGACGAGCTCTACAGCCGATTGATCTACGGAGACGGTGCATTCCACCACCTCCGAACGCAGCCCGGTATGGCCGAACGCTCGATCACTCTTCTCGGCCCCTCGAAGACCGAATCGATGAGCGGCTTCCGCATCGGCGTCATTGTCGCTCCCGAAACCGTGATCCAGCTCGTCGAGCAGTGCCTCGCCATGACCTCGCTGCGCGCGCCGGCCTACTCGCAGCACCTGCTCTCCCGCTGGCTCGTCGACGATCACGACTTCCTTCGCGACCGTGTCGCCGAACTCGACGTTCTGAGGACGCTCACGATCGAGAAACTGGGCGCCGTGCCCGGTCTTCGTCTGGCGCCGCAGAACGCGACGGCCTACCTCTTCGTCGATGTCTCGGCTTTCGGCGCAACCGACGTCGAGATCGCCGCTCGGCTGCAGCGCGAAGCGCGCGTGATCGTCTCGCCCGGCTACCAGTTCGGAGCCCGGGGCTCCGGGCACTTCCGCATCTGTTACGCCCGCGACGAGGCAGAATGGTCAGCCGCCCTCGACCTGATGGTGACCTGCCTGACAGCGTTCGCAGCGGAAGCCGGCCTCACCGCGTGA
- a CDS encoding MarR family winged helix-turn-helix transcriptional regulator codes for MTSYSDFFSELVRLEITVWDRLDDAQKAATGTTVAQLQALRAISGHGGTARVQDVSDALQITVGAASKLIDRLERDGLAERSAHPVDRRSMVIALTASGTETFERASAAADRNLEDLLGDGLTPERATELAAVLAELHATLRDRKEGSS; via the coding sequence ATGACCTCTTATTCCGACTTCTTCTCCGAGCTCGTGCGGCTCGAGATCACCGTGTGGGATCGACTCGACGATGCGCAGAAGGCCGCGACCGGAACAACCGTCGCGCAGTTGCAGGCTCTGCGAGCCATCAGCGGGCACGGCGGCACTGCCCGGGTGCAGGACGTCTCCGACGCGCTGCAGATCACCGTTGGAGCGGCGAGCAAGCTCATCGACCGGCTCGAACGGGACGGCCTGGCGGAGCGTTCCGCCCATCCGGTCGACCGCCGCTCCATGGTGATCGCCCTGACAGCGAGCGGTACAGAGACCTTCGAGAGGGCGTCGGCCGCGGCGGACCGGAACCTCGAAGACCTGCTGGGCGACGGGCTGACGCCCGAGCGTGCGACCGAGCTCGCGGCCGTCTTGGCCGAGTTGCACGCGACCCTGCGAGACCGAAAGGAAGGATCGTCATGA
- a CDS encoding zinc-binding alcohol dehydrogenase family protein, whose product MTDTMRAVVIEHPGPPEVLQLRDVPVPRVESGRVLIRVKAFGLNRSELHFRSGVASTGDFPRIPGIEATGVVEAAPGGEVEPGTQVMTMMGGMGRSFDGGYAEFVSVPVNQVIPFESDLDWSTLGAIPEMLQTAYGSLSVGLQAVDGQSLLIRGGTSSVGLAAAVLAKRRGMTVLATTRSEARFDLLRSAGVDHPLVDTGEISSEVHRLLGGGVDGAIELVGVNVMRDTLRATRPGGTVCFTGMLSDDWTIPEFYPMDWLPNGVRLTAYSGEAEGLPAAVLQDYLDAVAAGTAVVPIGHVYPLDQIVRAHHDLEENTVGGKAVVVLD is encoded by the coding sequence ATGACCGACACCATGCGCGCCGTCGTGATCGAGCATCCGGGACCGCCCGAAGTTCTGCAGCTGCGAGACGTGCCCGTGCCGCGCGTCGAGTCCGGCCGGGTGTTGATCCGCGTGAAGGCGTTCGGGCTGAACCGCTCCGAGTTGCACTTCCGCAGCGGGGTCGCCTCGACGGGCGACTTCCCGCGCATCCCGGGCATCGAGGCCACGGGCGTCGTCGAAGCAGCCCCCGGCGGCGAGGTCGAGCCGGGCACGCAGGTGATGACGATGATGGGCGGCATGGGCCGTTCGTTCGACGGTGGGTACGCCGAGTTCGTCTCCGTGCCCGTGAACCAGGTCATCCCGTTTGAAAGCGACCTCGACTGGTCGACGCTCGGTGCGATCCCCGAGATGCTGCAGACCGCGTACGGCTCGCTGTCGGTCGGGCTGCAGGCCGTCGACGGCCAGAGTCTGCTGATCCGGGGCGGAACCTCCTCGGTGGGGCTCGCGGCCGCGGTGCTCGCGAAGCGGCGCGGGATGACCGTGCTTGCCACGACGCGGAGCGAGGCGAGGTTCGACCTGCTCCGAAGCGCCGGGGTCGATCATCCGCTCGTCGACACCGGTGAGATCTCATCCGAGGTGCACCGCCTGCTCGGCGGGGGAGTGGATGGCGCGATCGAGCTCGTGGGCGTGAACGTGATGCGCGACACGCTCCGCGCGACCCGGCCCGGCGGCACGGTGTGCTTCACGGGCATGCTCTCCGACGACTGGACCATCCCCGAGTTCTATCCGATGGACTGGCTGCCGAACGGGGTGCGCCTCACCGCGTACTCGGGCGAGGCCGAGGGGCTGCCCGCGGCGGTGCTGCAGGACTACCTCGACGCGGTCGCAGCCGGCACCGCCGTGGTTCCGATCGGCCACGTCTACCCGCTCGACCAGATCGTGCGGGCCCACCACGACCTCGAAGAGAACACCGTCGGCGGCAAGGCCGTCGTCGTTCTCGACTGA
- a CDS encoding ABC transporter substrate-binding protein, with amino-acid sequence MTRSKYFAALALGLSVVALAGCSASGGADPLAAPSASGDTIVVGSQAYYSNEIIAEIYAEALESDGFAVKRQFNIGQREAYLPELESGGVDLFPEYTGPLLQYWVPTTTLTQADEVYEALRAAAPAGLQVLDQSAATDQDAYAVTREFSEQYGVTSLADLASVPVPLVVGGNAEGVDRPNGPKGLLEHYGVTVGFTPIDDGGGPLTVSSLKSGAIQLGIVYTASPTIQSGDLVILDDPENLFTASHVVPVASDSLPAGAADTVNRISAALTPEDLIAMNVQSVDGQQSSDAIAAGWLAAHPL; translated from the coding sequence ATGACCCGTTCGAAGTACTTCGCTGCGCTCGCGCTCGGCCTTTCTGTCGTCGCTCTCGCCGGCTGTTCCGCCAGTGGGGGAGCAGATCCGCTGGCGGCTCCGAGCGCATCGGGCGACACGATCGTGGTCGGTTCGCAGGCCTACTACTCGAACGAGATCATCGCCGAGATCTACGCGGAGGCGCTCGAGAGCGACGGTTTCGCCGTGAAGCGACAGTTCAACATCGGCCAGCGGGAGGCCTACCTGCCCGAACTCGAATCGGGCGGCGTCGACCTGTTCCCCGAGTACACGGGCCCACTGCTGCAGTACTGGGTGCCGACGACGACGCTCACCCAGGCCGACGAGGTGTACGAGGCGCTCAGGGCGGCTGCGCCCGCGGGGCTGCAGGTGCTCGACCAGTCGGCCGCCACCGACCAGGACGCCTACGCCGTCACCCGCGAATTCTCCGAGCAGTACGGCGTGACGAGTCTCGCCGACCTCGCCTCGGTGCCTGTGCCTCTCGTCGTCGGCGGCAACGCCGAAGGTGTCGACCGGCCGAACGGGCCGAAGGGCCTGCTCGAGCACTACGGCGTGACGGTCGGGTTCACCCCGATCGACGACGGGGGCGGGCCGCTGACCGTCAGCTCGCTGAAGAGCGGGGCCATCCAGCTCGGCATCGTCTACACGGCGAGCCCGACCATCCAGAGCGGCGACCTCGTCATCCTCGACGACCCCGAGAACCTCTTCACCGCCTCCCACGTCGTACCCGTCGCCAGCGACTCCCTGCCCGCCGGGGCGGCCGACACCGTGAACCGCATCAGTGCGGCACTGACGCCCGAAGACCTCATCGCGATGAACGTGCAGAGCGTCGACGGTCAGCAGTCGTCCGACGCGATCGCCGCCGGCTGGCTCGCCGCGCACCCGCTCTGA
- a CDS encoding cysteine hydrolase family protein, whose amino-acid sequence MTHSTPTTAVLVIDMQNDTVHTDGAHASFGAAENAASQNVIANIRTILDAARAVDVPVFHSRIVVYPRVGLGGSNAPVFRMLAPDTFKLGSWGAAVVDELAPQGDEILLDRTRMSVFNGTEIDSLLRNLGVTKLIVVGAWTNMAVEHTVRDAADHGYEVTIVSDGTSSLSADWQRAALEYALTNIATIADTASVTASLSA is encoded by the coding sequence GTGACCCACTCCACCCCCACAACCGCCGTGCTCGTCATCGACATGCAGAACGACACCGTGCACACCGACGGCGCCCACGCCTCGTTCGGTGCCGCAGAGAATGCAGCGAGCCAGAACGTGATCGCGAACATCCGCACGATCCTCGATGCTGCGCGCGCCGTCGACGTGCCCGTCTTCCACAGCCGCATCGTCGTCTATCCCCGGGTCGGCCTCGGCGGCAGCAACGCACCGGTGTTCCGGATGCTCGCGCCCGACACCTTCAAGCTCGGCAGCTGGGGCGCGGCGGTCGTCGACGAACTGGCGCCGCAGGGCGACGAGATCCTCCTCGACCGCACCCGCATGAGCGTCTTCAACGGAACCGAGATCGACAGCCTGCTGCGGAACCTCGGGGTGACGAAGCTGATCGTCGTGGGCGCCTGGACGAACATGGCCGTCGAGCACACGGTGCGCGACGCGGCCGACCACGGTTACGAGGTCACGATTGTCTCCGACGGCACGTCGAGCCTCAGTGCGGACTGGCAGCGCGCCGCCCTCGAGTACGCTCTGACCAACATCGCGACGATCGCCGACACGGCGAGCGTCACCGCTTCTCTCAGCGCGTGA